CTTGGGCGACAGCGCGTCCTCGCGCACCCAGGGGTTCGACTGGCGGTAGGTCGAGAGCGTGGCCTGCAGCAGCTCGGCCAGCGGTTGCGGCCAGCTGACCTCCTCCAGCCGGGCCATCCGCTCGTCGTACTCCAGCCCGTCGGCCTTCATCTGCGCCACCGCCTCGCCCCGGGCGCGGTAGCGCTGGGCCATGAGGACGGGCATGGGGTCGTCCAGCACGGCCTCGACGACGCTGACCACGTCGAGCGGGTAGGTGGGCGCCTCGGGGTCGAAGAGGTCCAGCGCGGCGAGCGCGAACGGCGCCAGCGGCTGATTGAGGGCGAAGTTCTCGGCCACCCCGGGCCCGAGGTCGACGCTGCGGCCCCCGTCGCCCGGGGGGTCCAGGCGCACCAGCACCTCGGTGTCCAGGAGCGAGCGGCCCAGGCTCACCGCCTGCCGGGCCAGGCGGTTCTGCGCCGCAGGCGTCTCGTGGTTGTCGCGCAGCAGCCGCGACAGGTGCGTGACCGGGTCGCCGCGGCGGGCGACGGTGTTGAGGATGACCGCGTGGTCGACCTTCATCTTCGACTGCAGCGACTCGGGCTCGGCGCCGACGAGCTTGGCGTAGGTCTGCTCGCTCCAGGAGACGAAGCCCTCCGGCGGCTTCTTGCGCTGCACCTTCTTCTGCTTCTTCGGGTCGTCCCCGGCCTTGGCCAGGGCGCGCGCGTTCTCGATGGCGTGCTCGGGGGCCTGAACGACGACATACCCCGAGGTGTCGAAGCCGGCCCGCCCGGCGCGACCGGCGATCTGGTGGAACTCCCGGGCGCGCAGCACCCGCTGGCGCGAGCCGTCGAACTTGGCGAGCCCGGTGAAGAGCACGGTGCGGATCGGCACGTTGATGCCGACCCCGAGGGTGTCGGTGCCGCAGATGACCTTGAGCAGCCCGTCCTGGGCGAGCTGCTCGACCAGCCGGCGGTACCGCGGCAGCATCCCCGCGTGGTGCACCCCGATCCCCTGGCGCACGAGCTGGGACAGGGTCCGCCCGAAGCCCGCGGTGAAGCGGAACGCACCGATCCGGGTGCGGATCGCCTCCTTCTCGGCCGCGTCGACGAGGCGGGGCACCGACAGCAGCGACTGCGCGCGCTCCAGCGCCTCCTTCTGGGTGAAGTGGACCACGTAGATCGGCGCCTGGCGCTCCTCCAGCAGCTCCTGGATGGTGTCCGGCAGCGGCGTCATCGCGAGGGACTCGGCGAAGTGCAGCGGCACCGGCCGCTCGGCGCCCGCGACGAGGGCGGTGTGCCGTCCCGTGCGCCGGGTCAGGTCGTCGCCGAGCCGGGTCGTGTCCCCGAGGGTGGCGGACATGAGCACGAACTGCGCCTGCGGCAGCGTGAGCAGCGGCACCTGCCAGGCCCAGCCGCGCTGGCCGTCGCCGTAGTAGTGGAACTCGTCCATGACGACGATCCCGATGTCGGCCCCCTCACCCTCGCGCAGGGCGATGTTGGCCAGCACCTCGGCGGTGCACACGACGATGGGAGCGTCGGCGTTGACGGCCGCGTCGCCGGTGAGCATGCCGACGTTCTCGGCGCCGAAGGTCCGGCAGGCGTCGAAGAACTTCTCGCTGACCAGGGCCTTGATCGGCGCGGTGAGGAAGGCCACCTCGTCGCGGGCCAGCGCGAGGAAGCAGGCCGCCGTCGCCACCAGCGACTTGCCGCTGCCGGTCGGCGTGGCGAGCACGACGTTGCTCCCCTCGAGCAGGTGCAGCAGCGCCTCCTCCTGGTGGGGGTAGAGCGTCGTGCCGCGGTCGGCGGCCCAGGCGGCGAAGGTGTCGAAGATCGTGTCGGCGTCCGGGGTCCCGGCACCCGCCCCCGCGGACGGGAGCCGGTCGGTCAGGGTCTGGTCGGTGGGCATCCCCTCCATTGTCGGTGATGGAGGTGCGACGGCCAGCCTCGGCGCGCGTCTCCCCCGTGGCGTCGGGCACGATGGGCAGATGCTCAGCGTCGATCTCGCCCGTCAGCTGCACGATGCCGGCCTCATCTGGTCGCCCCTGGCCGGGGACCGCTTCGTCGTGGACCGCTCCGGGATGACGCACGACGTGTTCTACCTGGCCGACATGACGGTGGAGGTGCACGAGTTCGTCGGCGGCTCGGTGATCGGCTTCAACGGGGTCGCCGAGTGGGCGCTCGACTCGGTGGCCCTCGACGACACCACCTGGCTGCCGCGGGAGGACCAGCTGCGGGCCGTGCTGGGTCACGACTTCGTCGGGCTGGGGTTGCGCCGCGGGGAGGACGAGGGCAACGACGACCACGGGGGGATCGAGTATGCCGTCGTCGCGCTGGTCGAGGGGTCGCCCACGACCTTCGCCCACCGGGACGCCGAGGAGGCGTACGGTCTCGCCACCCTGGCGGTGCTCCGCACCCGCCACTGAAACCGTGGACGGCGTGATCCAGTCGCTACTAGCCTGAGGCATGCCGCCGGACGAGACCGAGTTCTTCCACACCGACCGGGCCCACTACGAGTACCTGCGGCAGCAGCGGGAGGCCGCGGAGGACGCGGCGGCCCGGGAGCGCTCCGCCCGCTCGGGGTGCGGTCTGCTCTGGCTGCTGCCCGCGCTGCTCGCCCTGGCGTCGGTCGTCGCGCTCGACGACGTGCTGGCCGGCTACCCCGGCTGGTCCGAGGGGATCGTCGCCCGCCTCCCCCAGGACTGGGTGGACGCGGCCGGCGACCGGTGGTGGGCGGCCGTCCTGCTGGGCCTGGGCGTGCTCACCCCGCTCTGGCTGCTGGCCTGGGTGGTCGCCGTCGTCCGTCGACGGGTGGCGGTGCACCTGCGCCGGGGGTGGCTGCTGGGTCCGCCGCGCTGGGCCTGGCTGACCCTGGCGACGGCGGTGCGCGCGGTGCTCACCCTCGCCGGTCTGGTCACCGCCTGGCAGGTCGTGCGACTGGCCCGCGGGGTGCCGCTGCAGGAGGTCGCCGACGTGCGGACGCCGGCGCTCGTGGTGCTGGCCCTGGTGGGGGCGGCCTCGGCCCTGAGGGCTCTGGCCCTGCACCGGCAGCTGCCGTCGGCAGGTCCGGTCAGCGGCGGATGGTGACCTGCGGGGCGTAGAGCTCCATCGCGGCGAGCGCCCGGTCGTGCGCCTCGTCGCTGGACCCCGCGCAGGCGGCCGCCGCGACCTCCACGGTGCAGCCGGCGTCCGCGGCGGCCAGTGCCGTGGAGAGCACGCAGCAGTCGGTGGCGACACCGGCCAGCACCAGGTGCGCGTCCGCGCCGACGACGTCGTGCAGCCGCTCGCCCCACTTGCCGAAGGTCGGCTCGGTGACGGTGTGCGGCAGCCGCAGCTCGGCGATCTCGTCGACGAGGTCGAACATCGGGTCGTGCTGCTCCCGGTCGGCGAACGGGAAGCGCTCGAGGTAGGCGACCCAGGAGCCGTGCCGGACGTGCGGGGGCACCCACCGGGTCTGGACGACCCGCCCGGAGTGCTCGTCCACCAGCGCCCGGATCGGCGCGAGCGTCTCGGCGAAGCGGGGGGCGCACCACTCGGAGGCGGGGTCGGCGAAGATGCGCTGCGCGTCGACGACGACCAACCAGGGCTGCGACGTCATACCCGCTCCTCCTGACGCCGCACGATGGCGCGGCCGAGGACCAGCCAGCCGACGAACCCGATGGCGAGCGCCACGAGCACCCCGAGGTTGGCCCACGCCCAGGTGCCCTCCTTGCCCCCCAGACCGAGCGGGCCGAGGAGGTAGCCCTGCCAGTTGTTCCACGCGGCGGCCTCGGCGAAGGTGTTGATGACCAGGCCCCAGCCGACGACCGCGGCGAGGACCATGATGCCGACGGCGGTCCAGTTCCAGTCGCCGTAGCGACCGCGGGGGTCGAAGAGCGCCTGCTCGTCGTAGTCCTGGCGCCGGAGAGCCACGTCGGCCATGAGGATCCCGGCCCAGGCGGCGATCGGCACGCCCAGGGTGATGAGGAAGCTCTGGAAGGGCGCGAGGAAGCTCTGGGCGAAGAAGACGACCCAGATGGTGCCGAGGGTGAGGATGGTGCCGTCGATGAGCGCGGCGGCCGGACGCGGGATGTCGATGCCGAGGGAGAGCAGCGTCAGCCCGGAGGAGTAGATCCCGAGGACCGCGCCGCTCACCAGCGCCAGGACGGCGGCCAGCAGGAACGGCACGAGGAACCAGATCGGCAGGATCGTCGCGAGGGTGCCGATCGGGTCGTTGACGATGCCCTCCTCGAGCGCCGGTTCGGACCCGATGAGCAGCAGCCCGTAGAGGACGAGCAGGGTGGGCGCGAGGGCCCCACCCAGGGTGTTCCAGAGCACGATGGCGCCCCCGGGGGCGTCCCGGCGCTGGTAGCGCGACCAGTCGGCGGCGATGTTGATCCAGCCGAGGCCGAACCCGGTCATCAGCAGGACCAGTGCCCCGATGACCGCCTCGGTGGGACCGGCCTCGCGAGAGGTGACGGCCGCGAGGTCGATGCGGTCCAGGGTCATGAGGATGTAGGCGATCGTGGCGGCCCCGGTCAGCCAGGTGAGGATCGACTGCAGCCG
This genomic window from Serinicoccus chungangensis contains:
- a CDS encoding DEAD/DEAH box helicase, with protein sequence MPTDQTLTDRLPSAGAGAGTPDADTIFDTFAAWAADRGTTLYPHQEEALLHLLEGSNVVLATPTGSGKSLVATAACFLALARDEVAFLTAPIKALVSEKFFDACRTFGAENVGMLTGDAAVNADAPIVVCTAEVLANIALREGEGADIGIVVMDEFHYYGDGQRGWAWQVPLLTLPQAQFVLMSATLGDTTRLGDDLTRRTGRHTALVAGAERPVPLHFAESLAMTPLPDTIQELLEERQAPIYVVHFTQKEALERAQSLLSVPRLVDAAEKEAIRTRIGAFRFTAGFGRTLSQLVRQGIGVHHAGMLPRYRRLVEQLAQDGLLKVICGTDTLGVGINVPIRTVLFTGLAKFDGSRQRVLRAREFHQIAGRAGRAGFDTSGYVVVQAPEHAIENARALAKAGDDPKKQKKVQRKKPPEGFVSWSEQTYAKLVGAEPESLQSKMKVDHAVILNTVARRGDPVTHLSRLLRDNHETPAAQNRLARQAVSLGRSLLDTEVLVRLDPPGDGGRSVDLGPGVAENFALNQPLAPFALAALDLFDPEAPTYPLDVVSVVEAVLDDPMPVLMAQRYRARGEAVAQMKADGLEYDERMARLEEVSWPQPLAELLQATLSTYRQSNPWVREDALSPKAVVRDMWERAMSFTEFVGYYQLARSEGVVLRYLTDAYRTLRQTVPESAYTEQLHDLVHWLGETIRQTDSSLLEEWEALTDPDRVEEAARQAAAGAPPPPARPITGNERAFRVMVRNAMWRRVELVADDGWEALGDLEAQVAALPEPAVEPLLTRQDWDEAVGAFYDEHDQVVLDADARGPQHLRVEPVPPAQARIGDGSAQRVWRVSQTVTDPDGDLDWVIEAECDLDASDAVGEPVLLATSFRRL
- a CDS encoding purine-cytosine permease family protein, yielding MSQTPPAAAPRLSETERRLVETNGIEIIAEAERTARPHDLFWPWFAANISVFGISYASYVFGFGISFAQAVLVTVLGVVASFLACGIIAIAGKRGSAPTMVLSRAAFGVNGQKVPGVFSWLISMGWETFLAIMAVLATATVFTQLGWGGGTLTSVLACAVIAALIVGASVAGYHTIMRLQSILTWLTGAATIAYILMTLDRIDLAAVTSREAGPTEAVIGALVLLMTGFGLGWINIAADWSRYQRRDAPGGAIVLWNTLGGALAPTLLVLYGLLLIGSEPALEEGIVNDPIGTLATILPIWFLVPFLLAAVLALVSGAVLGIYSSGLTLLSLGIDIPRPAAALIDGTILTLGTIWVVFFAQSFLAPFQSFLITLGVPIAAWAGILMADVALRRQDYDEQALFDPRGRYGDWNWTAVGIMVLAAVVGWGLVINTFAEAAAWNNWQGYLLGPLGLGGKEGTWAWANLGVLVALAIGFVGWLVLGRAIVRRQEERV
- a CDS encoding pilus assembly protein CpaE; amino-acid sequence: MLSVDLARQLHDAGLIWSPLAGDRFVVDRSGMTHDVFYLADMTVEVHEFVGGSVIGFNGVAEWALDSVALDDTTWLPREDQLRAVLGHDFVGLGLRRGEDEGNDDHGGIEYAVVALVEGSPTTFAHRDAEEAYGLATLAVLRTRH
- a CDS encoding cysteine hydrolase family protein codes for the protein MTSQPWLVVVDAQRIFADPASEWCAPRFAETLAPIRALVDEHSGRVVQTRWVPPHVRHGSWVAYLERFPFADREQHDPMFDLVDEIAELRLPHTVTEPTFGKWGERLHDVVGADAHLVLAGVATDCCVLSTALAAADAGCTVEVAAAACAGSSDEAHDRALAAMELYAPQVTIRR